The following DNA comes from Winogradskyella sp. PG-2.
TATCAAAAGAGGATAAGTATTCATTAACGTATGCCAATTCTAACATAAGTCCTTCTTCTTCAGAAAATGGTAGTATTGCCAATGTAGCTGTCTTACCTAAAGTGGTAATACAATGTTCGCTAATTTGATCTAAAACCCTAAAAAACTCTAGGTCTTCTAAGGTTTTCTTATGTATACTTATCATTAGTTATTGGTAAATTGAAGTTGCAAATTTAGGGTAATTGTGTTTATATGCCTAATGCCTTTATTTATTGTGTTTATTCTTATTTTTGATAAAAAATTAATGGATATAGATATTCATCATAGTTGGAAACCTTATTTACAGTCAGAAATTGAAAAGCCATATTTTAATGACTTAACCGAATTTGTAAAGATGGAGTATGCATCTTTTAAATGTTTCCCAAAATGGCCAGATATTTTTAATGCCTTTAATTATTCTCATTTTGATGACACAAAAGTAGTTATCATAGGCCAAGATCCTTATCATGGAGTTGGTCAAGCAAATGGGTTATGTTTTTCTATTAATGATGGAGTCTCACATCCTCCTTCATTAATAAATATCTTTAAAGAGATTGAACAGGACTTGGGAATTCCCTATCCTAAAACAGGCAACTTAATGCCTTGGGCGAACCAAGGTATACTGCTTTTAAATGCTACGCTTACAGTAAGAGCCCACAATGCTGGAAGTCATCAAAAGAAAGGTTGGGAGCGATTTACCGACTCCATAATTAAGGCTATAAGTGAAGAGAAAACAAATGTAGTCTTTTTACTTTGGGGTGGATTTGCAAAAAAGAAAAAGAAGCTAATTAACACAACTAAACACTTTGTTTTAGAAACTGGTCATCCATCTCCATTAAGTGCTAATAGAGGGTGTTGGTTTGGTCATAAACATTTTAGTAAAACTAACTCCCTGTTGCGGCAAGTTGGCGAGTCTGCAATGGAGTGGAAACTGTAGTTGGCTTGTTATTTCGTATAACACGAGGTTTTCTTTCCTCAACAATTTTAGATGTTTTATTACAGCTAAAAAATAAGAGTAAAAAATTAAACGCAACTAAGAAAGACAAAATCAGAATAATAGTTAATAGCATATAATCTGTAAATTATATCATAAGTATAGCATACTTACTTACTCAAATGTAACGAAATTTTTGATATACTGAAAGTTGTCGATGAAAATATGATTACGCAAAATACATTATGTCTTACGTATATTCAGTTTTTATCGATAATTATTGATTTTTAACGATGTTTTAAGTCAATCTATATTAGCAAATAATAGTATATTTTACAATAATTTGTTAATAAAGTAATATGTTTTTAACTTAAAATGAGCCTTCTAATGGATGAATTAAATCCAGGTAATCTACTTTTTTAGGGATAATTTTTAAATTGAAGAGTTGATTCTGAACATTAGTAATAGTCTTTTCATCTATGAGTTCTTGTGACCATGAAGTTAGAGAAAGCCATTCTTTGACATCTTCTAATTCTTGTTCGTATCGATTTGCAATTGTTTTATCAATTGAGGGAATTGCTTTAAAATCTGTTGTTGTGTTATTTATAATATTTAAAATCGTTTTTAAATCATCTTTATTATTATCTATAAATTCTTCCCTAACGGCAATGACAAAACAAGGCCAAGGAGAAGGGCAATTATCTATTCTTCTAAAAATACCATCATCTACTAAAGGCTTTGTAGTAAACTTTTCCCACATAAAATAATCAGCATCACCCTCAGTAAGTCCTTTTACTGCTCCATCTAAGTTTTTAATCACTTCAAAATTTAGATCTTTTTTTAAGTCCCAGTCATTATTTTTTGCATTAATGTAAGCCATTAGGTGAGAACCAGATCCATATCTGCTAATAGCAGCTCTAGTGCCTTTAATATCTTTAATAGTTTTAAACTTTGAGTCTGCAGCAACGTGAATTCCCCAAATTAGAGGTGTTTCTACAAACGTTTGTACAATTTTTGAAGGGTTACCAGCTATAATGTCTTTTATGATACCCTCGGTAAGAATAACAGCAATATCAATATCACCAGACCGTAACCCTTTGCACATGGCACCTGTACCACCATAATAATCGTGCCATCTAAGATTTATATCTTCAGCTTTATATTCACCATTTTTAAGGGTTAAGTACCATGCTAAGTTAAAGTGTTCAGGTACACCTCCTATATTTACTTTTTTCATTTATGCTGAACTTAATACAGTAACTTAATTAAATATTGACAATACGCTCTAATGCATACTTTATTAGTATTTCTACAGTTTTCTTAGGATCTTTACTGAAATCACCATTAGCTCTGTTTGCTATAATTGCATTTAAAGATAATGCCTCATGTCCTAGTAATTTTGAAAGCCCATATATTACAGAGGTTTCCATTTCAAAGTTTGTAATTCTAAAATCTTTATAACTAAAAGAGTCTAACTTATTGTTTAGTCCAGCATCTTGAAGTGGAAGCCTTAATACTCGTCCTTGAGGACCATAAAAACCTCCAGCTGTACCTGTCATACCTTTATATACAGAATCGCTTTCAAAGTACTTTTCTAAGTATTTACTATTATTTATAATAATTGGTCTCGCTTTATTTTTGTCCCAATCTGTGTGCTTAATAAATGCATCTTCAATTTCTGGGTTGCTAATACCATCTATTTGATAAAAATGTAGCATGCCATTAACATCCAGAGCATGAGTACTTATTAAAAACGCGTCAACCGGAATATCTGCTTGTAATGAGCCAGAGGTTCCAATTCTAATAATATTAAGGCTTGATAATTCCGTTTTTGGTCGTCGAGTTTTTAAATCAATGTTTACTAATGCATCAAGCTCATTAAGTACAATGTCGATGTTGTCTGGACCAATTCCTGTGGATAAAACCGTAATTCTTCGATCCTTATAATATCCTGTTTGTGTTTTAAATTCTCGTTTTTGAGTACTAAATTCAATACTATCAAAGTGCTTGGTGATTTTCTCTACACGATCTTGGTCACCAACAAAGATAATTGTATCCGAAATATCTTCGGGTTTTAGATTTAAGTGATAAACACTTCCATCTGGGTTTAAGATTAACTCAGAGTCTTTAATTGCCATTTATAATGGTTTTTACAAGTTTGTTCTGTTCTACACTAAATTGAAATTCTAAACGCTCAACACCACCATAGGTCATATCATTACCCATTTCGGTGGCAAAATTATGCTGTCTTAATAAGGCTTCATGCCCTTTTCTATTAAGCTTAATATCTTTATCTGTAACATCCAAAAATATGGAAAGCTTATCGATAATACGTTTCATTTGAGTATCACCAAACCCATAATAACCTTGATAATTAAGACTATAGCCCAATAGATGATGATGCGAATTGATTTGATTATCTCTTACCAATCTAAGGATATTATCTTCTAAAACACTTAGTCCACTTTTTTGATGAGGAAAGCGTTTTAAATGTGCCTTTAAGCAATTAGTCATATATTTAAAGCTAGATGGTCTGACAATATATGGCTTAAGAATATTATGATCTGTACCGCAATAGGTTCTCCATAAAGCTATACATAGATCAATATCTTCTTGTGTTAATAGAATTTTATTATTGTAATGCGATTTTAATTGTTCAGGGTTTAATTCGCCCAGGCCTTTTAAATTTTTTTCACCCTCTACACGTCCACTGCAAATAAGATATAAAGGCTTGTTAATTTTCTTTTGGTGTAATAGATTAATAACACCTATGAGATTGATGTGACAGAATAAATCATATTCAAACCATAAGTTAATTTCTGAATAGTCCTCAGCAGAATCTAATTTAGATAACTCACTTTTAAGTTCATCAGTATTCACTTCAATATCGTAACTAGATTTAAGAAATTCTGTTCTTAGTTCAAAAAATTCATCAGAAGCTATGGCGGGAATTGTTGGTCCTTCGCACAACATTTCTTGCCACGTTAAAATATCATCTGTAAAATCTAATTCTAGCAAATAATCTGTTAAGGCATTACCATTTGTAATGTGTAGAATATTTTTACCCATAAATTAACCTCCGACGCGTTTAACATTAAATCCTTTTTCCTTTAGCATTTCCATGATCTTATCTCTGTAATCTCCTTGAATTATAATTTTATCATCTTTAAAACCACCACCAACACTCAGTTTAGTTTTAAGTTCTTTGGCTAATTTTTTGAAATCTTCTTTTGCACCTGTGTATCCTTCGAGAATAGTAATTGGTTTTCCTTTTCGTTTTTCGTACTTACAAAGTATTGGATCGTCTTGTAACCAAATACTATTTTTAGTATTATCAGAGTCGTCCTTAGGCTCAGGAGTGTGATCTGGGAATAAATTTTTTAGTTGATCTTGTAAATCCATTATTTTTTAATCAACCCAAGCTCAATTAAGCGTTCGTTTAAAAACTCACCTGCAGTAATATCATCAAATTGTTTTGGGTTTTTATCATCAATACAGCTTTCTAATACATTCAGTTTCATTTCGCTAATAGGATGCATAAAAAACGGAATAGAATAACGAGAAGTTCCCCAAAGTTCACGAGGTGGGTTTATAACTCTGTGTATAGTTGATTTTAACTTGTTGTTTGAGTGTCTAGATAACATGTCACCTACATTAATCATTAACTCATCTGGCTCAGCAATAGCATCAATCCATTCTCCGTCATTGCGCTGTACTTGTAAGCCACGCCCTTGTGCTCCCATAAGAAGTGTTATTAAGTTGATATCTCCATGAGCTGCGGCTCTCACTGCATTTTTTGGTTCTTGTGTAATTGGTGGATAGTGAATTGGTCTTAAAATTGAATTTCCATTATGAATATAATTATCAAAATAGGTTTCTTCTAAGTCCAAAAATAAAGCTAAAGCACGTAAGACATACTTAGCTGTTTTTTCTAACATAGCATAAGTTTCTTTACCAGTCTTATTAAATTCAGGAAGCTCTTTAACTTCTACATTTTCCGGATATTCCTTTCTGCGTTCTTCATCGTCTTCTACATACTGACCAAAATGCCAAAACTCTTTTAAATCTCCTTCCTTTTTACCTTTAGCACTTTCTTTACCAAAAGATATATAACCACGTTGTCCTCCAATACCAGGAATCTCATAGCTTTCTTTTGTTTCTATCGGTAAGTTGAAAAAGTTTTTTACCTCACCATATAAACTATCTACTAATTCATCGTCTAAAAAGTGACCTTTTAAAGCGACAAAACCAATATCTTGGTATGCTTTTCCTATTTCATCTATGAACTTTTGTTTTCTATTTGGATCACCAGAAATGAAATCCTTTAAATCTACGCTAGGTATTCTATCCATCGGAATTTTATTTTAAATATTTGTCAATATACAAATCTAAAGAAAATAGTGCTAAAATATTAGTCCAGAATTATTGATATTTTGAAGTTATTGATACAATATTGAGTCAAATTTATTTACATTTGAAGTAATACTGAAACACGAACTTATGCCTACCATAACGAAAAGCAACATTGATTACGATAAGCGTAATCTTAGTGATAAAGCTTTATTGAAGCTTTATTATAATATGTTGAAACCTCGATTAATTGAGGAAAAAATGCTTATTCTTTTACGTCAAGGTAAGATTTCAAAATGGTTTTCTGGAATTGGCCAAGAAGCTATTTCTGTAGGAGTTGCTATGGCTTTAAAGCCAAGTGAGTATATTCTGCCAATGCATAGAAATCTTGGAGTTTTCACAACACGTGGTATTCCATTGCACCGTTTGTTTTGTCAATGGCAAGGAAAAGCGAGTGGTTTCACAAAAGGTAGAGATCGTTCATTTCATTTTGGCACCCAAGAGTATAATATTGTGGGTATGATATCACATTTAGGGCCACAATTGGGTGTAGCAGATGGTATTGCTTTAGGAAACTTGTTGAAAAAAAACGGAAAGGTAACAGTAGTATTTACTGGTGAAGGAGGAACAAGTGAGGGTGATTTTCATGAAGCTTTAAATGTGGCTTCTGTATGGCAATTACCTGTTATTTTCTGCATTGAAAATAATGGCTATGGATTATCAACACCAACCAGTGAGCAATATCGATGTAAGAATCTAGCAGATAGAGGTAAGGGTTATGGTATGGAATCTTTTATACTAGATGGTAATAATGTTATTGAAACTTATACTAAAGTTAAAAAACTGGTAGAAAGCGTTAGAAAACGACCTAGACCAATTTTAATTGAGTTTAAAACCTTTAGACGTCGTGGACATGAAGAAGCAAGTGGTACTAAATATGTGCCTAAGAAGCTGATGCAAGAATGGGAAGCTAAAGATCCGATTGAAAACTTTAGAAGTTATTTATTTAGCAAAAAAATTCTAACACAAGAAATTGAAGAAACCTATACTAACGAAATTAAAGCAGATATTGATACCTCACTAGAATCTGCGTATGCTGAAGACGATATAGTCCCTAGTAAAACTAATGAATTAAATGATGTATACAAATTGTTTGATTATAAAGACATTAAGCCAAATAAAGATGTTAAAGAACTTCGTTTGATTGATGCTATTTCTGAAGGCTTAAAACAGTCTATGGAAAAACACAAAGACTTAGTAATTATGGGACAAGACATTGCTGAATATGGTGGTGTTTTTAAAATTACTGAAGGTTTTGTAAATCAATTTGGAAAAGATAGAGTTCGTAATACTCCGATTTGTGAATCTGCTATTATTGAAGCCGGAATGGGCTTATCTATTGCAGGTATGAAAGCGGTTGTAGAAATGCAATTTGCTGACTTTGCAACCTCGGGTTTTAATCCTATAGTTAACTATTTAGCAAAATCTCATTATAGATGGGGGCAACAAGCAGATGTCGTTATTAGAATGCCTTGTGGTGGTGGAGTAGCTGCTGGACCATTTCACTCACAAACTAATGAAGCTTGGTTTACTAAAACACCTGGCTTAAAAGTAATTTACCCTGCTTTTCCTTATGATGCTAAAGGTTTGTTAGCTACAGCTGTTAATGATCCAAATCCTGTGCTATTCTTTGAACATAAAGCATTATATAGAAGTATACGACAAGAAGTGCCAACAGATTATTACACCTTGCCATTTGGTAAAGCTTCAATTTTAAGAGAAGGGGAAGCCGTAACAATTATAACTTATGGTGCTGGCGTAAATTGGGCTTTAGAAACCTTAGAAAATAACTCAGATATTTCTGCGGACTTAATTGATTTAAGATCATTACAACCTTTAGATAAAGAAGCTATTCTAAACTCAGTTAAAAAAACAGGAAGAGCAATTATTCTTCAAGAAGATTCTCTATTTGGTGGTATTGCTAGTGATATTTCAGCAATGCTTATGGAAGAATGTTTTGAATATTTAGATGCACCTGTAAAGCGTGTAGCTAGCATGGAAACACCTATTCCATTTCTTGGCAATTTAGAAGACCAGTATATGGCGAAAGGTAAGTTTGAAGGGGTTTTGAAAGAATTGTTAGATTATTGAAATTATCGTTGTTTAATTTTACTTTTCAATTTTATCATAATTTTTCAATACTTTCAGTGACCACAATGTTTGAATGCCTGCCCATTCTAATTTTGTTCCTTCACTAATTCCATACCAAGTATCCCAACGTCCGTCATTTTTTTGTCTATTGATTAATTCTGCTAAATCAGCTTCAATAGTCTCTTTAGCAAATAGAGAATAAAGAATGCTTTCCGAAGAAGGAGCATAATTTAAACTATGCGGTTTTTCGTAAAGGCTCCAACCATCATCTGATTTATCATTACAAAGGACTCCATCAGCTAAGATCCATTTCTTTAAGTCGCTAATTACTTTTTTTGCTTTATCCTGACTTGTAGTATGTTTCAAGAACATTAGCCATCTAGGTATGCATAGATAACAAAAAACATGTTTTTCTTTTATTCGATCAAATTCATTCCAAACAAATTGTTCAGCATTCGTCATCCATGGAATATCTACATTATATTTTTCTAAAATGCCCAATAGCGGTGCTGTAGTGCTCAAAGCTGCCCATTCTTTTACTGTTTTAAAATGTTCTTCACACGGATAATCACTTTTAGGTCTTAACATCCATGGTATTCCTCCTTTTTCAGTAGTTACACTTTCAAAGTAAGGCATAAAATCTTTTTGTATTAACTCGGCACTCAAATAGCCAACTTCATCCAAGATTTCAAGAGCCATTATGCTAAATAGTGGTTGACTTTCTGGTGAAGCTGTGTCTGGTTCCATTCCATGACCAAAACCTCCGTCTGAATTTCGGTAAGCATAAACGGAATGAAATACACCTTCATTATTGCCATTTTCAAAATAGAATTCAAATAAACGTCTTTCTATCATTCTCGCATTAGACAAAATAAAGTCTTTTGCTTGTAGATAGTTGCTTTTAGATAGTTTCATTTTGGTTTTTCATGATAGTTAAAATGACTTAAAAGTTAATAGAAAAAATACTAGAACAAAGTACTAATACAGTGTAAATATATTTACTTTAATCGAATAAATATGCATATAGTCGATTTGTAATAGTACTAGTTTGATAATTCTTTTCGACCATGTTTAAAAATATTACATTTAAAAAAAATATCTATTAACTATGAAAAATACTTTACTTTTTGCTTTTATTTTTATGTTCTCACTGTGCTTTGCGCAAGAGATTCCAGAAGATGTTAAGCCACCTAGTTGGAACTTAGACAACTTATCAAATGTAATTCCTTTTAAACTCGCTCCTTTTAATTTAAAAAACCTTCAAGATGAAGATGAAATAAATGATAAAGACCAATCAAAACCATGGAGATTTGGGCACGATATCTATGTAGATCACAGTTTTAATGATGTTGGTGAATGGACAACCTTAGAAAATGGAGATCGTATCTGGAGAATGTCTTATAAATCTAAAAATGCTCATACTATAAACTTTATGTTCGATGTTTTTAGAATACCTGTTGGCGCTAAACTTTATGTATATAATAACGAAAAAACAGACATATTAAGACCTTTTACACATCATAATAATAATCCAGAGGAAATATTGGGAACTTGGTTAGTTGAGGGTGATCAAGCTTGGATTGAATATTATCAGCCGGCACATGTAACTGATAAAGCAAAGATTGTTGTTGGTTCTGTAGTTCATGGTTATCGTACTGCAGAAACTTACCAAAAAGGATTAAATGATTCCGGTGCTTGTAACCAAGATGTAGACTGTGATATTACACCAAGTGGTGCAGATCCTTTTGATTTAGATACCGTAAAAGAAAATGTAAAAAAGGCAAATGCTATGATGGTGACTGGATCTAATGGTTTTTGTTCGGGTACGCTTATTAATAATTCAAATAATGATGGTACACCATATTTTATGACTGCTAATCACTGTGGTGGTGGTGAGGCAGGCTGGGCTTTTAGATTTAATTGGAGAAGTCCAAACCCATCATGTTCAACTAATGTTAATAGTACTAATGGTACTTTTAACCAAACAGTAAGTGGAGCAATTTTGAGAGCCAATAGTTCAGAATCTGACATGGAGTTAGTGGAAATTACTGATACTAGTTTTTTTAGTAATAACTCAGATCTTGTTTGGGCAGGTTGGAATAGATCTACAACGGATCTTCCTGCTCTTAATTTCGGTATTCATCATCCAAATGGGGACATTCAAAAAACATGTAGAGATGATGAAGGTGCTACAAGAGTTGTGTCTCCATTTAATGGAAATTCTACTGCAAAAATGTGGTTGATAGACGATTGGGATTTAGGTGTCACTTCTCAGGGATCTTCAGGATCTGCCTTATATAATGAAACAGGCCACCTAATAGGAGTGTTGTCTGGTGGCGGTGCTCAGTGTTCTGGAACAGTTGACAATGGCTTATCAGATATTTATGGCCGATTTGGGGTTGCATGGGACTTTGGAAGCACACAAGCAAGTAGACTTAAAGAATGGTTAGACCCTTCAAATTCTGGAGTCAATGTATTGGATCAATATCCACCATTAGAGACTTTTGGTCTAGATGCTCGTGTTAGTGCAGGTTCTGGTAATGATTCAGAAATATGTAATGAAGCCTTTTCTCCTGAAGTGACGCTTATAAATCCAGGAAACTTAACGTTATCATCGGCAGATGTAACATACTATATTGATTCAGAATCTAGTACTACTGTTAATTGGTCAGGTTTGTTAACAAGCGGTGGAAGTGTAGTTGTAGCAACACCAACATTTAGTAACCTCAGTTCTGGAGATCATACATTTACTATTAGTGTGAACAATCCCAACGCTGGTTCTGACGAAAACACATCAAATGATAATTTTGTTTTCAATTTTAATGTGTCACCTTCTTATTCAACTTCTGAAATTGTATTTAACATTTTGACAGATAATTATGGATCTGAAACGACCTGGGAATTGAGAAATAGTTTAGGTGCAATAGTTAGTAGTGGACCTTCAACGCCTTATGCTAATGCTACTACATATCAAGAAACAATAACAATACCTAGTTTTAACGAATGTTACACTTTTACTATTTCTGATTCAGCGGATGATGGAATTTGTTGCGGTTATGGTATTGGTAATTATAATATTGAAGATGCTAATGGTAACGTAATCATTAATTCTAGTGGTAATTTTGGTACTTCAGAATCCATATTGTTTAAAGCTCAAGATCCATTAAGTTTAAATGAATTTGGTTTAGATGATTTAGTTAATATATTTCCTAATCCTGTAAAAGATAATCTGGGTATTGTTTTAACCAGTATTAGTGAAAATGTTAAGTACCAAATTTTTAATACACTTGGTCAAAATATTGCAAATGGAAATTTAGAAGGAAATATGATGCATAATATTAATATGTCTCAATATTTAAGTGGAATTTATTTTATTAAGTTAAGTACTTCTTCTAGTACTATAACTAAAAAGGTCATTAAGAAGTAGATTTCTTATTACATACAACTAAAAAAGTCAGTTTTTCTATTATAAAACTGACTTTTTGCATTTAATAACGAATGTGATTAGCATTTGAATCATATTACATTTTAATATTTTCTAAGTCATCATCTAAGCTATTGGATGTATCGACTATTTTTGATAAAGTTCTCATAATTGATTTGATTTTTTTGATTGATGAAATGTTATATTACCTATAACGTCTTTTGCAGTTCCAAGTATAACTTTTTGTGTCTGTCGATGTACTTGATAATTGGTTGCTGTTTAAAGTTCTCATAATTGTTTGATTTTTTGATTGATGAAATGTTATATTACCTATAACGTCTTTTGCTGTTCCAAGTAAAACCTTTTGTTTCTGTAGATGTATTTGATAATTGATTGTTGTTTAAAGTTCTCATGTTTTTTCGTTTTTTAATTGATTTATACTTTATAGACGACATTAAATATAAAATGTTACAGTACTTTGTATAACATAGTATTGATTTAACAATTTTTAACTAAAAATGTATCTTTATACTTATGAAGAAACCTATATGTTGTATTTTATTTATAGCCATACTAATATTTTCTTGCAAGAAAGAAGTGGAGAAGGTGTGCTATAATAAGATATTTCAGGTTACTGCGACTGCCTATAATTCTTTAGCATACCAAACGAGCTCTAATCCGCATATTACGGCTTTTGGTGATAGCTTAAAACCAGGGATGCGATATATAGCTGTATCAAGAGATTTATTAGATTCTGGATTAGTGCATAATACCAAAGTGAAGCTTGATGGTTTTGATAGTCTATATATCGTTAAGGATAAAATGAATAGACGTTGGAGAAAACGTATCGATATTTATATGGGTATTGATGTGAAGAAAGCAAAGCAATGGGGAAAAAGGAAGGTCAACATAGAATATTGCACCCCTTTGAAAGACTCAATTAGTCATTAGTGCGTTTTACTGGTACCTCAGAAACTATGAAAGGATATACTTTTTTAACTACTTCTAATTCTTGTTTAGTCAATGCAATTGGTGTTTTGTTAAACTTTAATTTAGTGTAACGCGCTCTTAAATCGTAATATGCTTTTGAAATTTCATTTTGAACTTCAATAAATAAACTATATTTAGTTAGAGCATCATGGCTAAGTGAGATTACAGCATCTTTTGGGTGATCTGAAGATTCACTAGATTGTTCCCCTTCACAATAATCACAAGCTGATTTACCATCGTTCTCAACAAATGATTTCACTAGCTGTTCTACTTCAGATAGTTCAACAATGTCGTCATTGATCATAATTTTTTGGTTTGCATTTAAAGCAATTTTTAAAATATTACGTTCAGGAATATTCTCTTCACAATTATCAGTTTGACAAATACAGGGCAGTTTGCGTATCATGCCTTTATCAGCTGAAATGGTCGTTGTTACTAAAAAGAAAATGAGTAACAAAAAGGCAATGTCTGCCATAGATCCTGCATTGACCGTCGCAGAATGTCTTCTAAATTATTTCTTAATATATTATTTAAATGTTAATGATTTAGAAGTCACAATAACGATACCAATGTTGTTAAATGTTGTTAACAATTTATTTTAAAACCCATACAATGTCCTATTTTTGCAAAATTAATGTCTTGCTAAACTAATTTTATGTCTACAGAAATAGGAACAATATCACAAAATGCCACTGAGAAAAGTCTTTATGATTATCAAATTAAAGATCTCAATCGCATTTTTGATGTTATGCGAGACGAGCCTGACAATTTTAATCTCTTATATCAATTACCAACTGGTGGTGGTAAAACAGTAATCTTTTCTGAAATTGTTAGACGTTATATAGAGCAACATAAAAAGAAAGTCGTTATTCTTACACACAGAATAGAATTGTGCAAGCAAACTTCTACAGTGCTCTCTGGTTTTAACGTAAAAAATAAAGTTATAAATAGTAAAGTGAAAACTTTACCAGACCAAGATGAATACGAATGCTTCGTAGCCATGGTAGAGACTTTAAATAATCGATTATC
Coding sequences within:
- a CDS encoding 3D domain-containing protein; this translates as MKKPICCILFIAILIFSCKKEVEKVCYNKIFQVTATAYNSLAYQTSSNPHITAFGDSLKPGMRYIAVSRDLLDSGLVHNTKVKLDGFDSLYIVKDKMNRRWRKRIDIYMGIDVKKAKQWGKRKVNIEYCTPLKDSISH